The Mycetohabitans endofungorum genome contains a region encoding:
- the tkt gene encoding transketolase, with amino-acid sequence MTTPPDTQTTMMANAIRALAMDAVQQANSGHPGMPMGMAEIAVALWQRHLRHNPANPHWADRDRFVLSNGHGSMLLYALLHLSGYDLPMDELKRFRQLHSRTPGHPEVGITPGVETTTGPLGQGLANAVGMALAEALLAAEFNQPDAKIVDHYTYVFVGDGCLMEGVSHEACSLAGTLGLSKLIVLYDDNGISIDGDVGHWFADDTPKRFEAYGWNVIRAVDGHDVDAVDAAICAAKQSDKPTLICCRTVIGKGAPNKAGGHDVHGAPLGATEIAATRAAIGWGAEPFVIPQHVYTLWDAKETGAQAECEWNEAFAAYRAKYPQQAAEFERRVAGRLPAHWADAARRLIAAANERAETVATRKASQQAIEALAAALPELLGGSADLTGSNLTNWKASKPVRAGRESGTQVLQWGNHVNYGVREFGMSAALNGIALHGGYLPFGGTFLTFSDYSRNALRMAALMKTRSIFVFTHDSIGLGEDGPTHQSIEHVSSLRLIPNMDVWRPADTVETAVAWTQAVERHGPSSLIFSRQNLAFCARTDAQIAAVARGGYVLRDWNDDIPARKVILVATGSEVELALNAVEPLARVGIGARVVSMPSTTVFDRQDAEWRERVLPRGVARVAIEAGVTAFWHKYVGIDGGVVGIDTFGESAPAGVLFKHFGFTIDNVVDTVKSILG; translated from the coding sequence ATGACAACCCCGCCCGACACCCAGACCACCATGATGGCCAACGCAATCCGTGCGTTGGCCATGGACGCCGTTCAGCAAGCCAATTCCGGCCATCCGGGGATGCCGATGGGCATGGCGGAAATCGCCGTGGCGCTGTGGCAACGTCATCTGCGGCACAATCCGGCTAATCCACATTGGGCGGACCGGGATCGCTTCGTACTGTCCAATGGGCATGGGTCGATGCTGCTGTACGCGCTGCTGCACCTGAGCGGCTATGACTTGCCAATGGACGAGTTGAAGCGTTTCCGCCAATTGCATTCGAGGACACCTGGCCATCCAGAGGTCGGAATCACACCGGGTGTCGAGACGACCACTGGGCCGTTGGGTCAGGGATTAGCCAACGCGGTGGGCATGGCGCTGGCCGAAGCGCTGCTGGCGGCCGAATTTAACCAGCCTGACGCGAAGATCGTCGATCATTACACGTACGTGTTCGTCGGCGATGGCTGCCTGATGGAAGGCGTGTCGCACGAGGCTTGTTCGCTGGCGGGCACGCTGGGATTGTCGAAGCTGATCGTACTGTATGACGACAACGGCATTTCGATTGACGGGGATGTCGGGCACTGGTTCGCCGACGATACGCCGAAGCGTTTTGAGGCTTATGGCTGGAACGTGATCCGCGCGGTCGATGGTCACGATGTGGATGCAGTGGACGCGGCCATTTGCGCCGCAAAGCAGTCGGACAAGCCGACGCTAATTTGCTGCCGTACCGTCATCGGCAAGGGGGCGCCGAACAAGGCCGGCGGCCACGACGTGCACGGCGCACCGCTGGGCGCGACGGAGATTGCCGCGACGCGCGCGGCGATTGGCTGGGGCGCCGAACCTTTCGTGATCCCGCAGCACGTCTATACGCTGTGGGACGCGAAGGAGACGGGCGCCCAGGCCGAGTGCGAGTGGAATGAGGCCTTTGCCGCCTATCGCGCGAAGTATCCGCAGCAGGCGGCCGAGTTCGAGCGCCGCGTCGCCGGCCGGCTGCCGGCGCATTGGGCCGATGCCGCGCGGCGGCTGATCGCCGCCGCCAACGAGCGTGCTGAGACGGTCGCGACCCGTAAAGCGTCGCAGCAGGCGATCGAGGCGCTGGCTGCGGCGTTGCCGGAACTGCTGGGCGGTTCGGCCGATCTCACCGGCTCGAACTTGACCAACTGGAAGGCCAGCAAGCCGGTACGCGCTGGCCGTGAAAGCGGCACGCAGGTGTTGCAATGGGGCAATCACGTCAACTACGGTGTGCGTGAATTCGGCATGAGCGCGGCGCTCAACGGCATTGCGCTGCACGGTGGCTACTTGCCGTTCGGCGGCACGTTCCTGACCTTCTCGGATTACAGCCGCAACGCATTGCGGATGGCCGCACTGATGAAGACCCGCTCGATCTTCGTGTTCACGCACGACTCGATCGGGCTCGGCGAGGATGGCCCGACGCACCAGTCGATCGAGCACGTGTCGAGCCTGCGCCTGATTCCGAACATGGACGTGTGGCGCCCGGCCGACACGGTCGAGACCGCGGTGGCCTGGACGCAGGCGGTCGAGCGCCATGGTCCATCGTCGTTGATCTTTAGCCGGCAAAATCTGGCGTTCTGTGCGCGGACCGACGCGCAGATTGCGGCGGTCGCCCGGGGCGGGTACGTGCTGCGCGACTGGAATGACGATATCCCGGCTCGCAAGGTGATCCTGGTCGCGACGGGTTCCGAGGTCGAGCTTGCGCTGAACGCTGTCGAGCCGCTTGCGCGTGTGGGCATCGGCGCCCGTGTCGTATCGATGCCCTCGACCACGGTGTTCGATCGGCAGGATGCCGAATGGCGCGAGCGCGTCCTGCCACGCGGCGTGGCGCGGGTGGCGATCGAGGCCGGCGTCACGGCGTTCTGGCATAAATATGTGGGAATCGACGGCGGCGTGGTTGGGATCGACACATTCGGCGAATCGGCGCCCGCCGGCGTGTTGTTCAAGCATTTTGGCTTCACGATCGATAACGTTGTCGACACCGTGAAGTCGATACTGGGTTAA
- the fur gene encoding ferric iron uptake transcriptional regulator, with the protein MTNPADLKNMGLKATLPRLKILEIFQHSSVRHLTAEDVYRNLLNEELDIGLATVYRVLTQFEQAGLLTRSNFESGKAVFELNEGTHHDHLVCLDCGRVEEFYDPEIEHRQQLIAQERGFKLQEHALAMYGSCTKENCPHRKP; encoded by the coding sequence ATGACCAATCCCGCTGACCTCAAGAACATGGGGCTCAAGGCAACCTTGCCGCGCCTGAAGATTCTGGAGATTTTCCAACACAGTTCCGTGCGCCACTTGACCGCGGAAGACGTCTACCGCAACTTGCTCAATGAGGAGCTGGATATTGGCCTGGCGACTGTTTATCGCGTGCTAACGCAGTTCGAACAGGCCGGCCTGCTCACACGCAGCAACTTCGAGTCTGGCAAAGCGGTGTTCGAACTCAATGAGGGTACGCACCACGACCATCTGGTCTGTCTGGACTGCGGCCGGGTTGAGGAATTCTACGACCCCGAGATCGAGCACCGCCAGCAGTTGATCGCCCAAGAACGGGGCTTCAAGCTACAGGAGCACGCGCTCGCGATGTACGGCTCCTGCACGAAGGAAAACTGCCCGCACCGCAAGCCCTGA
- the dapB gene encoding 4-hydroxy-tetrahydrodipicolinate reductase, with the protein MKIAIAGASGRMGQMLVETVLNTSEVTLSGALERAGAAALGQDAGAFAGRQTGIAITDDVERVLAHADVLIDFTRPEGTLEYLKAARRHGTRMVIGTTGFAESQKAELAAAAQTLGIVFAPNMSVGVNVTLKLLQVAAAHFATGYDIEIIEAHHRHKVDAPSGTALQMGEVIATALGRDLASCAVYGRHGVTGERDPSTIGFSAIRGGDIVGDHTVMFAGTGERIEITHKSANRLAYAQGAVRAARFLAGRSAGLYDMWDVLGLR; encoded by the coding sequence ATGAAGATTGCCATCGCAGGGGCATCGGGCCGCATGGGGCAAATGCTGGTCGAAACGGTGCTGAATACGTCGGAAGTCACGTTGTCGGGCGCGCTGGAGCGCGCGGGCGCTGCCGCGCTGGGGCAGGACGCTGGCGCGTTCGCCGGGCGGCAGACCGGTATTGCGATCACCGATGACGTGGAGCGCGTGCTTGCGCATGCAGATGTGCTGATCGATTTCACGCGGCCCGAGGGCACGCTTGAGTACCTAAAGGCGGCGCGCCGGCACGGCACTCGCATGGTAATCGGCACGACGGGTTTTGCCGAATCACAGAAGGCCGAGTTGGCCGCCGCCGCGCAGACGCTCGGGATTGTGTTCGCACCGAACATGAGCGTGGGCGTGAACGTGACGTTGAAACTGCTGCAAGTGGCCGCTGCGCATTTCGCCACCGGCTACGATATCGAGATCATCGAGGCGCATCACCGGCACAAAGTTGATGCGCCGTCCGGCACAGCGTTGCAGATGGGCGAAGTGATCGCAACGGCGTTGGGTCGTGATCTGGCATCCTGTGCCGTGTACGGACGCCATGGCGTGACCGGTGAGCGCGATCCGTCGACGATTGGGTTCTCAGCCATCCGCGGCGGCGACATCGTCGGCGACCACACGGTGATGTTCGCCGGTACCGGCGAGCGGATCGAGATCACGCATAAATCGGCGAACCGGCTCGCGTACGCGCAGGGCGCGGTACGGGCCGCTCGTTTCCTGGCCGGCCGATCGGCGGGGCTGTACGATATGTGGGACGTGCTGGGCCTGCGCTAG
- the holA gene encoding DNA polymerase III subunit delta codes for MQLRADALESHLAKTLGRLYVVYGDEPLLAQEAVARIRTAARAAGFTERNVFSVERGFDWSLLLGATQSMSLFGERQLIELRIPTGKPGKDGGDALKALAASDNPDVLTLIALPRLDAATQKTAWFTALVQAGVAIRIDTVERAQLSNWIAQRLAAQQQRIVAGDGGRRALQFIAERVEGNLLAAHQEIQKLGLLYPAGELTLEQVQDAVLNVARYDVFKLNEAMLAGDVARLARMLDGLRGEGEATVLVLWAVVEEIRALARIKRGLAAGKPLAILMRENRVWGPRERLMGPALQRVDERSLERALALAARLDRQVKGLSGGVPARVGVAPARASLPPADPWDGLFDLAMTIARPGGSDGGCRAGGSAPHGATATAVRAIRP; via the coding sequence ATGCAACTGCGCGCAGACGCCCTGGAGTCGCACCTGGCCAAGACGTTGGGTCGCTTGTACGTCGTGTACGGCGACGAGCCACTGCTCGCGCAGGAAGCCGTGGCGCGCATCCGCACCGCGGCGCGCGCGGCCGGTTTCACCGAGCGCAACGTATTCTCTGTCGAGCGCGGTTTTGATTGGAGCCTGCTGCTCGGCGCCACGCAATCGATGTCGTTGTTCGGCGAGCGGCAGCTGATCGAATTGCGCATCCCGACCGGCAAACCGGGCAAGGATGGCGGTGATGCATTGAAGGCGCTGGCGGCATCGGACAATCCCGACGTGCTGACGTTGATTGCATTGCCGCGGCTGGACGCGGCGACGCAAAAGACGGCATGGTTCACCGCATTGGTCCAGGCTGGTGTGGCGATACGCATCGACACGGTCGAGCGTGCGCAGTTGTCGAACTGGATTGCGCAACGGCTCGCGGCGCAGCAGCAGCGCATCGTCGCCGGCGACGGAGGGCGGCGCGCGCTGCAGTTCATCGCCGAGCGGGTCGAGGGCAACCTGCTCGCCGCGCATCAGGAAATCCAAAAGCTCGGCCTGTTGTATCCTGCCGGCGAATTGACGCTCGAGCAGGTGCAGGACGCGGTACTCAACGTCGCCCGCTACGACGTGTTCAAGCTCAACGAGGCAATGCTTGCCGGCGATGTTGCGCGCTTGGCGCGGATGCTCGATGGATTGCGCGGCGAAGGCGAGGCGACGGTGCTGGTGCTGTGGGCTGTCGTAGAGGAAATCCGTGCGCTGGCGCGAATCAAGCGGGGGCTGGCTGCCGGCAAGCCGTTGGCGATTCTGATGCGCGAGAATCGCGTGTGGGGACCGCGTGAACGGCTGATGGGCCCCGCGCTGCAGCGCGTCGACGAACGTTCGCTTGAACGGGCGCTGGCGCTCGCGGCGCGACTGGACCGGCAGGTCAAGGGGCTCTCTGGCGGGGTGCCGGCGCGTGTAGGCGTCGCGCCCGCTCGCGCGTCGCTGCCGCCGGCCGATCCGTGGGATGGCTTGTTCGATCTGGCGATGACGATTGCGCGGCCCGGCGGCAGCGATGGTGGGTGCCGGGCGGGTGGCAGTGCGCCGCACGGCGCCACCGCCACTGCCGTGCGGGCGATACGACCGTAG
- the leuS gene encoding leucine--tRNA ligase, with protein MQDKYVPADVESAVQQAWRDNDVYRSAERADKKKFYCVSMLPYPSGKLHMGHVRNYTINDVMYRHRRMNGYNVLMPMGWDAFGMPAENAAIANGVPPAKWTYENIAYMKKQMQAMGLAIDWSREIATCKPDYYKWNQWLFLKMLEKGIAYKKTGTVNWDPVDQTVLANEQVVDGRGWRSGAVVQKREIPMYYLRITDYAEPLLQDLDVLGWPERVKVMQHNWIGKSHGVNFGFPYEIDGQQQLLRVFTTRADTIMGVTFAAIAAEHPLATRLARDQPALQAFIDECKRGGVAEADMATMEKKGVSTGFFVKHPLTGADIEVWIGNYVLMSYGEGAVMGVPAHDERDFAFATKYRLPIKQVVAAQGKVYSTEAWQDWYGDKDAGICVNSGKYDGMRYEQAVEAVAADLAAKELGGKQVTYRLRDWGISRQRYWGTPIPIIHCPSCGDVPVPEQDLPVLLPEDLVPDGSGNPLAKSEAFMHCTCPRCGADARRETDTMDTFVDSAWYFSRYACPDAPTMVDARTDYWMPMDQYIGGIEHAILHLLYSRFWAKVMRDLGLTDFSEPATNLLTQGMVLDQTYYREDATGKKMWFNPSDVTLSYDDKGRAVSAVLHADGQPVEMGGVEKMSKSKNNGVDPQHLIDSHGADTARLFTMFAAPPEQSLEWSGAGVEGASRFLRRLWAFGYAHHATFATRPALDAATLNDAGKALRREIHSVLKQADFDYQRLQYNTVVSAAMKMLNALESAKDVGAAVLYEGYGILLRVLYPVVPHVTFTLWRELGYATQFGTLLDAPWPKVDEQALERSEVELVLQINGKVRGALKVTNGAPREAIEQAAFAHEMFNKFGEGKTPKKVVIVPGRLVNVVI; from the coding sequence ATGCAAGATAAATACGTTCCCGCCGATGTCGAATCCGCCGTGCAGCAAGCATGGCGGGACAACGATGTCTATCGTAGTGCCGAGCGCGCCGACAAAAAGAAATTCTATTGTGTGTCGATGCTGCCGTACCCGTCGGGCAAGCTGCATATGGGGCACGTGCGCAACTACACGATCAACGACGTGATGTATCGTCACCGGCGCATGAACGGGTACAACGTGCTGATGCCGATGGGCTGGGACGCATTCGGGATGCCGGCGGAAAACGCGGCGATCGCCAACGGCGTGCCCCCGGCCAAGTGGACATACGAGAACATCGCCTACATGAAGAAGCAGATGCAGGCGATGGGGTTGGCGATCGATTGGTCGCGTGAGATTGCGACATGCAAACCGGACTACTACAAGTGGAACCAGTGGTTGTTCCTGAAGATGCTCGAAAAGGGCATCGCGTATAAGAAGACGGGGACGGTGAACTGGGATCCAGTCGATCAGACCGTGCTGGCCAACGAGCAGGTCGTCGACGGGCGCGGCTGGCGTTCCGGCGCGGTGGTTCAGAAGCGCGAGATCCCGATGTACTACTTGCGGATCACGGACTACGCGGAGCCGTTGTTGCAGGACCTGGATGTGCTGGGATGGCCCGAGCGCGTGAAGGTGATGCAGCACAACTGGATCGGCAAGAGCCATGGCGTGAACTTCGGTTTCCCGTATGAAATCGATGGGCAGCAGCAATTGCTGCGCGTGTTCACGACCCGCGCGGACACGATCATGGGCGTCACGTTTGCAGCCATCGCTGCGGAGCACCCGCTCGCCACGCGGCTGGCGCGGGACCAACCCGCGTTGCAGGCGTTCATCGACGAGTGCAAGCGCGGCGGGGTGGCCGAGGCGGACATGGCGACGATGGAGAAGAAAGGCGTGTCCACCGGCTTCTTCGTCAAGCATCCGCTGACCGGCGCCGACATCGAGGTCTGGATCGGCAACTACGTGCTGATGAGCTATGGCGAAGGCGCGGTGATGGGCGTGCCGGCCCACGACGAGCGCGACTTTGCGTTCGCGACGAAGTACCGCCTGCCGATCAAGCAGGTCGTTGCGGCGCAGGGCAAGGTGTATTCGACCGAGGCGTGGCAGGACTGGTACGGTGACAAGGACGCCGGCATCTGCGTGAACAGCGGCAAGTATGACGGCATGCGCTACGAGCAGGCGGTGGAGGCGGTCGCGGCGGATCTAGCCGCGAAGGAGCTTGGCGGCAAGCAGGTCACGTACCGGTTGCGCGACTGGGGCATTTCGCGTCAGCGCTATTGGGGCACGCCGATCCCGATCATCCATTGCCCGAGCTGTGGCGATGTGCCGGTGCCGGAGCAGGACTTGCCGGTGTTGCTGCCCGAGGACCTGGTGCCGGATGGCAGCGGCAATCCGCTGGCCAAGTCTGAGGCGTTTATGCACTGCACGTGCCCGCGCTGCGGCGCCGACGCGAGGCGCGAGACGGACACGATGGACACGTTTGTCGATTCCGCCTGGTATTTTTCGCGCTATGCGTGCCCGGATGCGCCGACGATGGTGGACGCGCGTACCGACTATTGGATGCCGATGGACCAGTACATCGGCGGCATCGAGCATGCGATTTTGCACTTGCTGTATTCGCGCTTCTGGGCCAAGGTGATGCGCGACCTCGGGCTGACCGACTTTTCCGAGCCGGCGACCAATCTGCTGACGCAGGGCATGGTGCTCGACCAGACGTACTATCGCGAGGACGCGACCGGCAAGAAGATGTGGTTCAACCCCTCTGACGTGACGTTGTCATACGATGACAAAGGGCGTGCGGTCAGCGCGGTGCTGCACGCCGATGGTCAGCCGGTCGAGATGGGCGGCGTCGAAAAAATGTCGAAGTCGAAAAATAACGGCGTCGATCCGCAACATCTGATCGATTCGCACGGTGCCGATACCGCGCGACTATTCACGATGTTCGCGGCGCCGCCCGAGCAGTCGCTCGAATGGTCCGGTGCCGGTGTCGAAGGCGCGAGCCGTTTCCTGCGACGGCTGTGGGCGTTCGGCTACGCGCATCATGCAACGTTTGCGACGCGGCCGGCGCTGGACGCTGCGACGCTGAATGACGCAGGCAAGGCGCTGCGCCGCGAGATTCACTCTGTGCTCAAGCAGGCCGATTTCGACTATCAGCGGCTGCAGTACAACACGGTCGTGTCCGCGGCGATGAAAATGCTCAACGCATTGGAGTCGGCCAAAGACGTCGGCGCCGCGGTCCTCTACGAGGGATATGGCATCCTGCTGCGCGTACTGTATCCGGTGGTGCCGCACGTCACGTTTACGCTGTGGCGCGAACTTGGTTACGCGACGCAATTCGGCACGCTGCTGGACGCGCCGTGGCCGAAGGTGGACGAGCAGGCGCTGGAGCGAAGCGAAGTCGAACTGGTGCTGCAGATCAACGGCAAGGTGCGCGGCGCGCTGAAGGTAACTAACGGTGCGCCACGTGAGGCGATCGAGCAGGCGGCATTCGCGCACGAGATGTTCAACAAGTTTGGTGAAGGCAAGACGCCGAAGAAGGTGGTGATCGTGCCGGGACGGCTCGTGAACGTGGTCATTTGA
- a CDS encoding glutamate-5-semialdehyde dehydrogenase, whose amino-acid sequence MDIDRYMTDLGRRARAASRAIARAPVAAKNAALEQIALAIQGQADALQRANARDVERAQANGHDAAFIDRLTLSDKALTTMVEGLRQVAALPDPIGEITGMRTRPTGIQVGQMRVPLGVIGIIYESRPNVTIDAAALCLKSGNATILRGGSEAIESNTALAALIAEALRMSGLPEAGVQVVGTPDRAAVGKLITMTDYVDVIVPRGGKRLIQRLVDEARVPMIKHLDGVCHVYVDDGADVGKTLAVCDNAKTHRYGTCNTMETLLVARGIAPTVLPLLGKLYRDKAVELRVDPAARAILADAGVAPLVDATEADWRTEYLAPVLAIRVVDGIDAAIEHINTYGSAHTDAIVTEHYDRAMQFLREVDSASVMVNASTRFADGFEYGLGAEIGISNDKLHARGPVGLEGLTSLKYVVLGHGEVRQ is encoded by the coding sequence ATGGACATTGACCGCTACATGACCGATCTGGGTCGCCGCGCGCGTGCGGCGTCAAGGGCGATCGCCCGGGCGCCGGTGGCCGCGAAGAACGCGGCGCTCGAACAGATCGCGCTGGCGATCCAGGGACAGGCCGACGCGCTCCAGCGCGCGAACGCGCGCGATGTCGAGCGGGCACAGGCCAACGGACACGATGCGGCCTTCATCGACCGACTGACGCTGTCGGACAAGGCGCTGACGACGATGGTCGAAGGTCTGCGGCAAGTTGCGGCGCTGCCTGACCCGATTGGCGAGATCACCGGCATGAGGACGCGTCCGACCGGCATTCAGGTGGGCCAAATGCGGGTGCCGCTCGGTGTGATTGGCATCATTTATGAGTCGCGGCCGAATGTCACGATCGACGCTGCCGCGCTGTGCCTGAAATCGGGCAACGCGACGATCTTGCGCGGCGGCTCGGAGGCGATCGAATCCAATACCGCACTTGCCGCGCTGATCGCCGAGGCACTGCGCATGAGCGGCCTGCCCGAGGCGGGGGTGCAAGTGGTCGGTACGCCGGATCGGGCGGCGGTTGGCAAGCTGATCACAATGACCGACTACGTCGACGTGATCGTGCCGCGCGGTGGCAAGCGCTTGATTCAACGGTTGGTCGATGAAGCGCGGGTGCCGATGATCAAGCACCTGGACGGCGTGTGCCATGTCTACGTGGATGATGGCGCCGATGTCGGCAAAACGCTGGCGGTATGCGATAACGCGAAGACGCATCGGTACGGCACTTGTAACACGATGGAGACGCTGCTCGTCGCACGGGGCATCGCGCCGACCGTGCTGCCGTTGCTGGGCAAGCTGTACCGGGACAAGGCTGTTGAGTTGCGAGTGGACCCGGCTGCACGCGCGATCCTTGCCGATGCCGGTGTCGCGCCGCTCGTGGACGCAACCGAGGCCGATTGGCGTACCGAATACCTGGCGCCAGTGCTGGCGATCAGGGTGGTGGACGGCATCGACGCGGCGATCGAGCACATCAATACGTATGGCTCCGCGCATACCGATGCGATCGTGACCGAGCACTACGATCGCGCGATGCAGTTCCTACGTGAGGTCGATTCAGCCAGCGTGATGGTCAATGCGTCAACGCGCTTCGCGGACGGCTTCGAATACGGGCTGGGCGCCGAAATCGGCATCTCGAACGACAAGCTGCATGCGCGCGGGCCGGTGGGCCTCGAGGGGCTGACGTCATTGAAATACGTCGTGCTGGGCCACGGCGAAGTGCGGCAATAA
- a CDS encoding outer membrane protein assembly factor BamE → MGEMSSTFFSGSRRRATAFAVTARVVVLAAVVSLGACKTYDSLTQRIARSITPYRITVVQGNFVSAEAASRLRVGMSRDEVRSVLGTPLLTDLFHADRWDYVFYFKRGSTSVVQQRDLVVNFVGDHVASWTGADDLPSEYELIAEIDGDRKGLKKAQAEAVAAKAAKAAAADASAAAAASEPVAPVPGTAGTAAASGVSDVSVLPSSQAANEEAAAAANRATAQVAPQHIALPPTGVAPSPDPSTGLASPSAAGLQNQPVLERSGAQGTRQ, encoded by the coding sequence ATGGGTGAAATGAGTTCAACGTTCTTTTCCGGGTCGCGCAGGCGCGCCACCGCCTTTGCGGTAACGGCCCGCGTCGTCGTGCTGGCCGCCGTGGTTTCGCTCGGTGCATGCAAGACATACGACAGCCTGACGCAACGCATCGCGCGTTCGATCACCCCATACCGGATCACGGTCGTGCAAGGCAACTTCGTATCAGCGGAGGCTGCATCGAGGCTACGCGTTGGCATGTCCCGCGACGAAGTGCGCAGCGTCCTCGGTACACCACTGCTCACCGACCTGTTCCATGCCGATCGCTGGGACTATGTGTTCTATTTCAAGCGCGGCTCGACTTCTGTTGTGCAGCAGCGAGACTTGGTCGTGAATTTCGTCGGCGATCACGTGGCAAGCTGGACGGGGGCTGACGACCTGCCATCCGAGTACGAGTTGATTGCCGAAATCGATGGTGACCGCAAGGGTTTGAAGAAAGCGCAAGCCGAGGCCGTCGCGGCCAAGGCGGCAAAGGCCGCTGCGGCTGACGCGTCGGCAGCAGCGGCGGCGAGCGAGCCGGTTGCGCCAGTGCCCGGCACGGCTGGCACGGCCGCGGCGAGCGGCGTCAGCGATGTCAGTGTGTTGCCGTCGTCGCAAGCCGCCAACGAGGAAGCCGCGGCCGCGGCGAACCGCGCGACTGCTCAGGTCGCGCCGCAGCACATCGCGTTGCCGCCGACTGGCGTCGCACCGTCGCCGGATCCGTCAACCGGCCTGGCGTCGCCCAGTGCCGCGGGCCTGCAGAACCAGCCGGTGCTCGAGCGCAGCGGCGCACAAGGGACGCGTCAATGA
- the gap gene encoding type I glyceraldehyde-3-phosphate dehydrogenase: MTIRVAINGYGRIGRNTLRAHYEGGKKHDIEIVAINDLGNAQTNAHLTQYDTAHGKFPGTVSVDGDYMIVNGDKVRVLANRNPVELPWGDLGVDIVLECTGFFTSKEKASAHLKGGAKKVVISAPGGKDVDATIVYGVNHQVLKASDTVISNASCTTNCLAPLVKPLHDKIGVENGLMTTIHAYTNDQVLTDVYHEDLRRARSATHSMIPTKTGAAAAVGLVLPELNGKLDGYAVRVPTINVSIVDLSFIASRDTSVDEVNKILKEASEGALKGILAYSDAPLVSVDFNHNPASSTFDATLTKVSGRLVKVSSWYDNEWGFSNRMLDTTVALANAK, translated from the coding sequence ATGACGATTCGCGTCGCAATCAACGGTTATGGCCGTATTGGCCGCAATACGCTGCGGGCCCATTATGAGGGTGGCAAGAAGCACGACATCGAGATCGTGGCGATCAACGACCTCGGCAATGCCCAGACCAACGCGCATCTGACCCAGTATGACACCGCGCATGGCAAGTTCCCGGGCACCGTCTCGGTTGACGGCGACTACATGATCGTCAACGGCGACAAGGTCCGCGTGCTCGCGAACCGCAACCCGGTGGAGCTGCCGTGGGGCGATCTCGGTGTGGATATCGTACTTGAGTGCACCGGTTTCTTCACGTCGAAGGAGAAGGCGAGCGCGCACCTGAAGGGTGGTGCGAAGAAGGTCGTGATTTCAGCGCCGGGCGGCAAGGATGTCGATGCGACGATCGTCTATGGTGTGAACCACCAGGTGCTGAAGGCGTCGGATACGGTCATCTCGAACGCCTCGTGCACGACGAACTGCCTTGCGCCGCTGGTCAAGCCGCTGCACGACAAGATCGGCGTCGAGAACGGCCTGATGACGACGATTCATGCGTACACGAACGACCAGGTGCTGACCGACGTGTACCATGAGGACCTGCGCCGCGCCCGCTCGGCCACGCACAGCATGATCCCGACCAAGACCGGCGCGGCAGCAGCCGTCGGGCTGGTGCTGCCGGAGCTGAACGGTAAGCTGGATGGCTACGCGGTGCGCGTGCCGACGATCAACGTGTCGATCGTCGACCTATCGTTCATCGCGTCGCGCGATACGAGCGTGGACGAAGTGAACAAGATCTTGAAGGAAGCGTCGGAAGGTGCGCTCAAGGGCATCCTCGCCTACAGCGACGCGCCGCTGGTATCGGTTGACTTTAATCACAACCCAGCGTCCTCGACATTCGATGCAACGCTCACGAAGGTGTCGGGCCGTCTCGTGAAGGTGTCGAGCTGGTACGACAATGAGTGGGGCTTCTCGAACCGGATGCTCGATACGACGGTGGCGCTGGCCAACGCGAAGTAA
- the lptE gene encoding LPS assembly lipoprotein LptE — protein MTRRSCIVLAAAALLLAGCGFQLRGNYGFPFKRLALVGPGPELGARIQRLVEGGSQTRIVKSTDGADVILSISEGRGTGALTLNAAGQVNEYELDYTMSYQLVGADGTVLLPPSVIRINRAMTYSDQYALAKSQEFELLYRDMRNDALDQLLRRMSAVRELHPAHGGVRAVAPRAPLPTPPL, from the coding sequence CTGACGCGCCGATCCTGCATTGTGCTTGCCGCGGCGGCATTGTTGCTGGCCGGATGCGGCTTCCAGCTGCGCGGTAACTATGGCTTCCCGTTTAAGCGGCTTGCGCTGGTCGGCCCGGGTCCGGAGCTTGGCGCACGGATTCAGCGGCTGGTCGAAGGCGGCAGCCAGACGCGGATCGTCAAGAGCACCGACGGCGCGGACGTGATCTTGTCGATTTCGGAGGGGCGCGGCACCGGGGCGCTGACGCTCAATGCGGCCGGACAGGTCAACGAGTACGAACTCGATTACACGATGTCGTACCAATTGGTCGGCGCCGATGGCACAGTGCTGTTGCCGCCCAGCGTGATCCGTATCAACCGGGCGATGACCTATTCCGACCAGTACGCGCTGGCGAAGTCGCAGGAGTTCGAACTGCTGTATCGCGATATGCGCAACGACGCGCTCGACCAGCTGTTGCGACGCATGAGCGCAGTGCGCGAGCTGCACCCGGCCCATGGCGGGGTTCGCGCGGTGGCGCCGCGCGCGCCGCTGCCCACGCCGCCGCTGTAA